One Alteromonas sp. KC3 DNA segment encodes these proteins:
- the lipA gene encoding lipoyl synthase has translation MSNARPQAGVKLRDDEKVKHIPVTIIPTEKEEMLRKPEWIKIKLPRTTEKIDHIKKTLRKNNLHSVCEEASCPNLAECFNHGTATFMILGDICTRRCPFCDVAHGKPLPPSAEEPEKLAKTIAEMNLRYVVITSVDRDDLRDGGAQHFVDCINAIREHSPSTTIEVLVPDFRGRMDRALEIFKNGVPDVFNHNLETIPRLYRECRPGANYQWSLDLLKKFKAQHPDVMTKSGLMMGMGEENEEIEGVLRDLRAHDVDMLTLGQYLQPSRHHYPVKRYVHPKEFDALGDYAKEIGFTHAACGPMVRSSYHADQQAAGKEVK, from the coding sequence ATGAGTAACGCACGACCACAAGCGGGGGTCAAGCTCCGTGATGATGAAAAAGTAAAACATATTCCCGTCACCATTATTCCTACTGAAAAGGAAGAAATGCTGCGTAAACCGGAGTGGATCAAAATTAAGTTGCCTCGAACAACTGAAAAAATTGATCACATCAAGAAAACACTTCGCAAAAACAATCTGCATTCAGTATGTGAAGAAGCAAGCTGCCCTAACCTAGCAGAATGCTTTAATCACGGCACTGCAACCTTCATGATTTTGGGTGACATATGTACTCGCCGCTGCCCGTTTTGCGACGTTGCCCATGGTAAACCGTTACCACCAAGTGCAGAAGAGCCTGAAAAACTCGCTAAAACGATTGCTGAAATGAATCTTCGTTACGTGGTTATCACCTCTGTGGACCGCGATGACTTACGCGATGGCGGTGCTCAACACTTTGTTGATTGTATTAATGCTATTCGTGAACATAGTCCATCGACCACCATTGAAGTGCTAGTGCCTGATTTCCGCGGTCGTATGGACCGTGCGCTAGAGATTTTCAAAAATGGTGTTCCTGATGTGTTCAATCACAACCTTGAAACCATTCCACGTTTGTACCGTGAATGTCGTCCAGGGGCTAATTATCAGTGGTCGCTAGATTTACTTAAGAAGTTTAAAGCGCAACACCCGGATGTGATGACGAAATCAGGTCTAATGATGGGTATGGGCGAAGAAAATGAAGAAATTGAAGGCGTACTTCGTGACCTACGGGCACATGACGTAGACATGTTAACCCTTGGTCAATACCTTCAGCCAAGCCGTCACCATTATCCTGTGAAGCGTTATGTGCACCCGAAAGAGTTTGACGCACTAGGTGACTATGCGAAAGAAATTGGTTTTACCCATGCAGCATGTGGCCCCATGGTTCGTTCAAGTTATCATGCAGACCAACAAGCAGCAGGTAAAGAAGTTAAGTAA
- the ansA gene encoding asparaginase: protein MRKHIYIAYTGGTIGMKPSKQGYVPAAGFLADTLKNMPEFHRPEMPLFTLHEYDNLIDSSDMDPSDWQRIADDIAQNYDAYDGFIILHGTDTMAYTASALSFMLEDLSKPVIVTGSQIPLAELRSDGQVNLLNALYVAANYPIAEVGLFFNNRLLRGNRSRKVDADGFSAFDSPNFPPLLEAGINIRIKSGKLATTPSNSLTVSNVKAQPIGMVSLYPGIAPEVIKNTLQQPVNALILLSYGVGNAPQNPELIAQLKYAKAREIPVLNCTQCMRGRVNMGGYATGHGLQEVGVLSGSDMTPEAALAKLHYLLSKGLSFEEIIEKLTQNLRGELSE from the coding sequence ATGCGCAAACACATATACATTGCTTATACTGGCGGTACCATCGGTATGAAGCCTTCGAAGCAAGGGTACGTCCCTGCTGCTGGCTTTTTGGCAGATACTCTTAAAAACATGCCTGAATTCCATCGCCCAGAAATGCCGTTGTTTACGCTTCATGAGTATGACAATCTCATAGACTCGTCTGATATGGACCCGTCCGATTGGCAGCGTATTGCCGATGACATAGCGCAAAACTATGATGCCTATGACGGCTTTATCATTTTGCATGGTACTGACACCATGGCATATACCGCATCGGCGCTCAGTTTCATGCTAGAAGACCTTTCAAAACCGGTTATTGTGACAGGCTCGCAAATACCACTTGCCGAACTGCGTTCAGATGGTCAGGTTAATTTATTAAACGCGCTTTATGTCGCAGCGAACTACCCTATTGCTGAGGTCGGTCTATTTTTTAACAATCGTTTACTACGCGGAAACCGCAGTAGAAAGGTGGACGCCGATGGATTTAGTGCATTTGACTCACCTAACTTCCCACCATTGCTCGAGGCTGGTATTAACATTCGCATTAAATCGGGAAAGCTAGCCACTACCCCATCCAATTCACTCACGGTGTCTAACGTTAAAGCACAACCGATTGGAATGGTAAGTCTTTACCCGGGCATTGCTCCAGAGGTAATTAAAAATACGCTGCAGCAACCTGTCAATGCACTCATTTTACTGAGTTATGGTGTAGGCAATGCACCACAAAACCCTGAGTTGATTGCACAGCTAAAGTATGCGAAAGCGCGCGAAATACCTGTACTTAACTGCACCCAATGTATGCGTGGTCGCGTAAATATGGGGGGATATGCTACGGGTCATGGATTACAAGAAGTCGGCGTATTGTCAGGCAGCGATATGACACCAGAGGCAGCATTGGCGAAGCTGCATTACTTACTCAGCAAAGGCTTGTCTTTTGAAGAAATCATTGAAAAGCTCACGCAAAACTTGCGCGGCGAGCTAAGCGAATAA